A single window of Polyangiaceae bacterium DNA harbors:
- a CDS encoding tetratricopeptide repeat protein has protein sequence MNQVTPQQLYKEALDLLAAKKFADAASKLEQVTQLMPNGIGAHETLGHCYEQLGRLGSASKEYARAEALAHAAGNSQRAARITTRLQELPRVATLKLVVSNELLALDALNIFVDGQSLEKSDLNTDVPIDRGKHVLEARAPNRETWTKEVEFAADGMHLEIPVLLMVQEHRMGAPSLEIVPPYPVSFGPQVTPTRWWQRPLGWASLSIGTASFATCGILSWVALNKKDLSGTNGCNQNGICDDVGLSLRNEALNLGNAATATAIVGGVLTAAGITFFLLPRSVEQSLPRKPSARQLAVNVTPMGVSVSGNF, from the coding sequence ATGAATCAGGTAACGCCACAGCAACTCTACAAGGAAGCTCTCGATTTGTTGGCAGCTAAAAAATTCGCTGATGCTGCCTCCAAATTGGAGCAGGTGACACAGCTCATGCCAAACGGCATTGGTGCGCATGAAACGCTCGGGCATTGTTATGAGCAGCTTGGTCGGTTGGGTAGTGCGTCCAAGGAGTATGCACGTGCCGAAGCATTGGCCCATGCAGCAGGTAACTCTCAGCGTGCTGCGAGGATTACGACGAGGCTGCAAGAGCTCCCACGCGTCGCGACATTGAAGCTTGTCGTGTCAAACGAGCTGCTCGCCTTGGATGCGTTGAACATTTTCGTCGATGGCCAATCACTAGAGAAATCGGACTTGAACACCGACGTACCAATTGATAGAGGCAAACACGTATTGGAGGCTCGAGCTCCAAATCGAGAAACATGGACGAAAGAGGTGGAGTTTGCGGCCGATGGAATGCATTTGGAGATACCGGTACTGCTCATGGTGCAAGAACATCGCATGGGCGCTCCTTCACTCGAAATCGTCCCGCCATATCCGGTAAGCTTCGGGCCACAAGTAACCCCAACACGATGGTGGCAGCGGCCTCTGGGATGGGCATCATTGAGCATTGGTACGGCATCATTCGCAACATGCGGCATTTTGTCATGGGTTGCGCTCAATAAGAAGGACTTAAGCGGCACCAACGGATGCAATCAAAACGGCATATGCGACGACGTTGGGCTATCGTTGCGAAATGAAGCATTGAATTTGGGCAATGCTGCGACCGCCACGGCAATCGTTGGAGGAGTGCTGACTGCCGCAGGCATTACTTTCTTTCTGCTACCGAGAAGTGTCGAACAATCTTTACCGCGGAAACCGTCAGCTCGGCAGCTCGCAGTGAACGTTACACCAATGGGGGTCTCTGTCAGTGGTAATTTTTGA